From Acidovorax sp. FHTAMBA, one genomic window encodes:
- a CDS encoding MerR family DNA-binding transcriptional regulator: MQISELARQASVSVHALRHYERLGLIRPHRRANGYRDYPASVKREVVFIAMSRQLGFALPQIARRLADYRAGTLGIDDMVRALQERADALAEQIRQLQAQKQVVLDHQAWLQAQQPRKRETARTWPRVRPRATVEPPSPTPPPGKTP; encoded by the coding sequence ATGCAGATCTCCGAACTTGCCCGCCAGGCCTCGGTGTCCGTTCACGCCCTGCGCCACTATGAGCGGCTGGGGCTGATCCGCCCGCACCGCCGGGCCAACGGCTACCGCGACTATCCCGCCAGCGTCAAGCGCGAGGTGGTGTTCATCGCCATGTCGCGCCAGCTGGGCTTTGCCTTGCCCCAGATTGCACGGCGGCTTGCGGACTACCGCGCGGGCACGCTGGGCATCGACGACATGGTGCGCGCCCTGCAGGAGCGTGCGGACGCGCTGGCCGAGCAGATCCGCCAGCTGCAGGCCCAAAAGCAGGTGGTGCTGGATCACCAGGCGTGGCTGCAGGCGCAACAGCCACGCAAGCGCGAGACTGCCCGCACCTGGCCGCGCGTGCGGCCCAGGGCCACCGTAGAGCCCCCTTCCCCCACCCCACCGCCCGGGAAAACGCCATGA
- a CDS encoding C40 family peptidase: MRAFHSLSLAACAAALLVLGGCSTSRAPSASSSSSSASPPAPIRTSPPLSAEQAHDIAIHALGLVGTPYRYGGNTPESGFDCSGLIGYVYRNQVGTPPPRTVAQLNRWGYPIDGSELRVGDLVVFGTGRQPNHAGIYVGEGRFVHAPSTGGTVRLDHLQSRHWARQNAAFRRP, from the coding sequence ATGCGCGCCTTTCACAGCCTGAGCCTTGCCGCCTGCGCCGCCGCCCTGCTGGTGCTGGGCGGCTGCAGCACGTCGCGGGCCCCTTCAGCTTCTTCGTCCTCGTCTTCCGCGTCACCGCCGGCGCCGATCCGCACCAGCCCGCCGCTGTCTGCCGAGCAGGCGCACGACATCGCCATCCATGCACTGGGCCTGGTGGGCACGCCGTACCGCTATGGCGGCAACACGCCCGAATCGGGTTTTGATTGCAGCGGGCTAATCGGGTACGTGTACCGCAACCAGGTGGGCACACCGCCACCGCGCACGGTGGCGCAGCTCAACCGCTGGGGATACCCGATCGACGGCAGCGAGCTGCGGGTGGGGGACCTGGTGGTGTTTGGCACCGGCCGCCAGCCCAACCATGCGGGCATCTATGTGGGGGAGGGGCGCTTTGTGCACGCGCCCTCCACGGGTGGCACGGTGCGGCTGGACCATTTGCAGTCGCGCCACTGGGCCCGGCAGAACGCGGCGTTTCGCAGGCCGTAG
- a CDS encoding pyridoxamine 5'-phosphate oxidase family protein, protein MQHHETDAQNTLWKLIKDIRFGMLTHRTSTGMLHAHPLTTQNRKIDEHNELYFFIPKSGELYERLLTDGEVNVSYADPGDDSYVSVSGQARAVDDQGQKEALWTPMAKAWFPGGPTDPDLALLAVRIRHAEYWDVDESKMVQLFKMAKAAITGETPRSLGEHKELTLS, encoded by the coding sequence ATGCAACATCACGAAACCGACGCACAGAACACCTTGTGGAAGCTCATCAAGGACATCCGCTTTGGCATGCTCACGCACCGCACGTCCACCGGCATGCTGCACGCGCACCCGCTCACCACGCAAAACCGCAAGATTGACGAACACAACGAGCTGTACTTCTTCATCCCCAAGTCGGGCGAACTGTATGAACGCCTGCTGACCGATGGCGAGGTGAACGTGTCGTATGCCGACCCCGGCGACGACAGCTATGTGTCGGTCTCGGGCCAGGCGCGTGCCGTGGACGACCAGGGCCAGAAGGAGGCGTTGTGGACACCCATGGCCAAGGCCTGGTTTCCGGGCGGCCCCACCGACCCTGACCTGGCGCTGCTGGCGGTGCGCATCCGCCATGCCGAATACTGGGACGTGGACGAAAGCAAGATGGTGCAGCTCTTCAAGATGGCCAAGGCCGCCATCACGGGCGAAACACCCCGCAGCCTGGGCGAGCACAAGGAGTTGACGCTGTCTTGA
- the dinG gene encoding ATP-dependent DNA helicase DinG translates to MSQQVWAAQALESFDAVVSATEGFRSRAGQRLMAEQVAHTFSSATLGKVDEESGEAAPTRSIAVIQAGTGVGKSLAYCAPAIALALSRGTRVLISTATVALQEQLVNKDLPALAALMPQPFKFALAKGRGRYVCKLKLDRLAGTGEAEEEGEDDLFAEEEAAARAKRPRHETEACMQFYSSMAQTLSKGAWDGDRDSLDTPPEPEVWSPVAAEGASCTGKHCPAFSQCTYYDKRKELVGAQVIVANHDLLLSSLGARVLPELDNCFLVLDEAHHLPATALDQFACSMDLSRITWIERLSSRGLRIGALLEVEEIADIPKHAAQLRQTLQDLARIVMDVYGVQLKSQPSAWGPARVRVPRGELPEQLIAPLGLLAASADGFLDALRAISKALRAEMRDKPDEAKRLSTLYAQIGMLAPRLEELHATAQLLLQDAPEGAVPAAKWFTLEVDGDFIVVKAHASPILPGTTLRNHLWSAVRGAVLTSATLTSCGHFDFFLREAGLHGDEATTTLEVPSPFNYAAQGTLIAAETRADPKNAAQFTTEMVDALLHDIARVEYGALVLFTSREQMRQAVDALPTAMRSVVLVQNALPRTQLLKRHRERVDNGEPSVIFGMQSFGEGLDLPGRLCESVFITKLPFAPPDDPVGEARAEWLRAVGRDPFSELVVPATAIRLAQWVGRAIRTEEDMAHVYCYDKRLTRTSYGQRLLKGLPPFALEQRAPL, encoded by the coding sequence ATGTCTCAACAGGTGTGGGCCGCGCAGGCCCTTGAATCTTTCGATGCGGTGGTGTCGGCCACCGAGGGTTTTCGCAGCCGTGCTGGCCAGCGGCTGATGGCCGAGCAGGTGGCGCACACGTTCAGCAGCGCCACGCTGGGCAAGGTGGATGAAGAAAGCGGCGAGGCCGCGCCCACGCGCTCCATTGCGGTCATCCAGGCGGGCACGGGCGTGGGCAAGTCGCTGGCGTACTGCGCGCCCGCCATCGCCCTGGCGCTGTCGCGCGGTACGCGGGTGTTGATCTCCACGGCCACCGTGGCGTTACAAGAGCAGCTGGTCAACAAGGACCTGCCCGCGCTGGCGGCGCTGATGCCCCAGCCCTTCAAATTTGCGCTGGCCAAGGGGCGCGGGCGCTATGTGTGCAAGCTCAAGCTCGACCGCCTGGCGGGCACGGGCGAGGCCGAGGAAGAGGGCGAAGACGACCTGTTTGCCGAAGAGGAAGCCGCCGCCCGCGCCAAGCGCCCCCGGCACGAAACCGAGGCGTGCATGCAGTTCTACAGCTCCATGGCGCAAACCTTGTCGAAAGGCGCGTGGGACGGCGACCGCGACAGTCTGGACACGCCGCCCGAGCCCGAGGTGTGGAGCCCTGTGGCGGCCGAAGGCGCATCGTGCACCGGCAAGCACTGCCCCGCCTTCAGCCAGTGCACCTACTACGACAAGCGCAAGGAGCTGGTGGGTGCGCAGGTGATTGTGGCCAACCACGATTTGCTGCTGTCATCGCTGGGCGCGCGCGTGCTGCCCGAGCTGGACAACTGCTTCCTGGTGCTGGACGAAGCCCACCACCTGCCCGCCACGGCGCTCGACCAGTTTGCGTGCAGCATGGACCTGTCGCGCATCACCTGGATCGAGCGCCTGTCCAGCCGGGGCCTGCGCATTGGCGCACTGCTGGAGGTCGAAGAAATTGCCGACATCCCCAAACATGCGGCCCAGTTGCGGCAGACGCTGCAGGATCTGGCGCGCATCGTGATGGATGTGTACGGGGTTCAACTCAAAAGCCAGCCCAGCGCCTGGGGCCCGGCGCGCGTGCGGGTGCCGCGTGGCGAGTTGCCCGAGCAGCTCATTGCCCCGCTGGGCCTGCTGGCCGCCAGTGCCGATGGATTCCTCGACGCGCTGCGCGCCATCAGCAAGGCCCTGCGCGCCGAGATGCGCGACAAGCCCGACGAGGCCAAGCGCCTGTCCACGCTGTATGCACAAATTGGCATGCTGGCCCCGCGCCTGGAAGAGCTGCACGCCACGGCCCAGTTGCTGCTGCAGGATGCGCCCGAGGGCGCGGTACCCGCCGCCAAGTGGTTCACGCTGGAGGTGGATGGCGACTTCATCGTGGTCAAGGCGCACGCCAGCCCCATCCTGCCCGGCACCACGCTGCGCAACCACCTGTGGAGCGCGGTGCGCGGTGCGGTGCTCACCTCGGCCACGCTCACCAGTTGCGGGCACTTTGACTTCTTTTTGCGCGAGGCGGGCCTTCATGGCGACGAGGCCACCACCACGCTGGAGGTGCCCAGCCCCTTCAACTACGCCGCGCAGGGCACGCTGATTGCCGCCGAAACCCGCGCCGACCCCAAGAACGCCGCGCAGTTCACCACCGAGATGGTGGACGCGCTGCTGCACGACATTGCGCGCGTGGAATACGGCGCGCTGGTGCTGTTCACCTCGCGCGAGCAGATGCGCCAGGCGGTGGATGCGCTGCCCACCGCCATGCGCAGCGTGGTGCTGGTGCAGAACGCGCTGCCGCGCACGCAGCTGCTCAAACGCCACCGCGAGCGGGTGGACAACGGCGAGCCCTCGGTCATCTTTGGCATGCAGTCGTTTGGCGAGGGGCTGGATTTGCCGGGGCGGCTGTGCGAGTCGGTGTTCATCACCAAGCTGCCCTTCGCCCCGCCCGACGACCCCGTGGGCGAAGCCCGCGCCGAATGGCTGCGCGCCGTGGGGCGCGACCCCTTCAGCGAACTCGTGGTGCCCGCCACCGCCATCCGCCTGGCGCAATGGGTGGGCCGCGCGATCCGAACCGAAGAAGACATGGCGCATGTCTACTGCTACGACAAGCGGCTGACGCGCACCAGCTATGGGCAGCGGTTGCTCAAAGGCCTGCCGCCGTTTGCGCTGGAGCAACGCGCGCCCCTGTGA
- a CDS encoding PaaI family thioesterase, translating into MTTPLPSPSPTASLAALQAYVQAMPMARTLGLRFVHAEAGRVEVEIPVTEAFSFRPGQLQATAVFAVADFAAVAAAGTVLPPGWTNATVDATLKLVAPARGACLRARGRVVDAGRLLTVCAADVVAVDGNGQETLCATLLATARNIEPAPQR; encoded by the coding sequence ATGACCACCCCTTTGCCATCCCCCTCGCCCACCGCTTCCCTCGCTGCATTGCAGGCCTATGTACAAGCCATGCCCATGGCCCGCACGCTCGGGCTGCGATTTGTCCATGCCGAAGCGGGGAGGGTGGAAGTGGAAATCCCGGTGACGGAGGCCTTCAGCTTTCGGCCCGGCCAACTGCAGGCCACGGCCGTGTTTGCCGTGGCCGACTTTGCGGCGGTGGCGGCAGCGGGCACTGTGCTGCCGCCGGGTTGGACCAACGCCACGGTGGACGCCACCCTGAAACTCGTGGCACCCGCGCGGGGCGCTTGCCTGCGTGCGCGCGGGCGCGTGGTGGATGCGGGGCGGTTGCTCACCGTCTGTGCGGCAGACGTCGTTGCGGTGGACGGGAACGGCCAGGAAACCCTGTGCGCCACGCTCCTGGCGACGGCACGCAATATCGAACCCGCCCCCCAGCGGTAG
- a CDS encoding PHB depolymerase family esterase codes for MDWNINLKHLMGEATRLVRNGQLADATRAIQQTLGGGTGSFGADAPAVAAPLPGPAVNLASTWRRAGTPADVEDAVVVERSPRQAPRPAAGPPVAEPPGSFTRVAFAHPGARHNPHHYHLYVPPGATADTPLPLVLMLHGCTQNPVDFATGTGMNDAAAPVNALVLYPEQPHSANPNGCWNWFRPGDQHRGSGEPALLVAMVRDVMARHAVDAQRVYVAGLSAGGAMAAVLGREYPDVFAAVGVHSGLQAGAAHNVMGALSAMKSGARPGAATRSTGNAGASPPPPLIVFHGDADATVHAHNAEQLIQAQLTALATAQGGTPHTVQAVHKGQSPNGRGYTRTVYALPGDTASAVVAEHWLLHHTGHAWAGGHAGGSHTDPAAVNATAEMLRFFLAHRLTSQ; via the coding sequence ATGGACTGGAACATCAACCTCAAGCACCTGATGGGTGAAGCCACCCGGCTGGTGCGCAACGGCCAGCTGGCCGACGCAACGCGGGCCATCCAGCAAACGCTGGGGGGCGGCACGGGCAGTTTTGGAGCCGACGCCCCCGCAGTCGCAGCCCCGCTGCCCGGGCCCGCGGTCAACCTCGCCTCGACATGGCGCAGGGCCGGCACACCAGCCGATGTGGAAGACGCCGTGGTGGTCGAGCGCAGCCCCCGGCAAGCCCCGCGCCCCGCGGCAGGCCCCCCGGTGGCAGAGCCGCCCGGCAGCTTCACGCGTGTGGCGTTTGCCCACCCTGGTGCACGGCACAACCCGCACCACTACCACCTGTACGTGCCGCCGGGCGCCACCGCAGACACGCCCCTGCCCCTGGTGCTGATGCTGCACGGCTGCACACAAAACCCCGTGGACTTTGCCACCGGCACGGGCATGAATGACGCAGCCGCCCCCGTCAACGCACTGGTGCTGTACCCCGAGCAGCCCCACAGCGCCAACCCCAACGGCTGCTGGAACTGGTTTCGCCCGGGCGACCAGCACCGGGGCAGCGGCGAGCCCGCGCTGCTGGTGGCCATGGTGCGTGACGTGATGGCGCGCCACGCGGTAGATGCGCAGCGCGTGTACGTGGCAGGCCTGTCGGCCGGCGGCGCCATGGCCGCTGTGCTGGGGCGCGAATACCCCGATGTGTTCGCCGCAGTGGGCGTGCACTCGGGCCTGCAGGCCGGCGCGGCGCACAACGTGATGGGCGCGCTGTCGGCCATGAAAAGCGGGGCCAGGCCGGGTGCTGCCACCCGTTCCACCGGCAACGCAGGGGCAAGCCCGCCGCCGCCCCTTATCGTGTTTCACGGCGATGCCGACGCCACCGTGCATGCGCACAACGCAGAGCAGCTCATCCAGGCACAGCTCACCGCCCTGGCCACCGCGCAGGGCGGCACACCGCACACGGTGCAAGCCGTGCACAAGGGCCAGTCGCCCAATGGGCGCGGATACACCCGCACCGTCTATGCGCTGCCTGGCGACACTGCAAGCGCCGTGGTGGCAGAGCACTGGCTGCTGCACCACACCGGGCACGCCTGGGCTGGCGGGCACGCGGGCGGCAGCCACACCGACCCCGCCGCCGTGAATGCCACCGCCGAGATGCTGCGCTTCTTCCTGGCGCACCGCCTGACCAGCCAGTGA
- a CDS encoding N-acetylmuramoyl-L-alanine amidase — protein sequence MLKVSPEGIITDGRIIVRRYLNLEHGPLNSVVALVLHQTDSSTAQQAFNSYATSPHGAHFLIDKNGQVYQTASLLMRCQHVGRHIRSRCLEIDKPSCDSVAMARIQAMSWSNHVRALDAHERSKPYPQRYPINGDSIGIEIVGRSIDAKTYESVTSEQNNSLQWLTGELYSHFSISNKDVYRHPAVSYKNPGEAATAVWK from the coding sequence ATGCTTAAAGTATCACCTGAGGGAATCATTACCGACGGTCGCATCATCGTTCGCCGCTATCTCAATCTGGAACATGGACCATTGAATTCTGTCGTAGCGCTGGTCCTGCACCAAACAGATTCATCGACCGCCCAACAAGCCTTCAACAGCTATGCCACTAGCCCGCATGGCGCGCATTTTCTGATAGACAAGAACGGGCAGGTTTATCAGACCGCAAGTTTGCTGATGCGATGCCAACACGTGGGGCGGCACATTCGTTCCCGATGCCTGGAAATCGACAAGCCTTCATGTGACAGCGTGGCGATGGCTCGTATCCAGGCGATGTCCTGGTCCAACCATGTCAGAGCACTGGATGCCCACGAGCGATCCAAGCCGTATCCACAGCGCTATCCCATCAACGGCGACTCCATCGGTATTGAGATCGTCGGCCGGAGCATTGACGCGAAAACGTATGAGTCGGTAACCTCCGAGCAAAACAATTCATTGCAATGGCTTACCGGAGAGCTTTACTCCCACTTCTCCATTTCAAATAAAGACGTATACCGCCATCCCGCTGTCTCCTACAAGAATCCAGGAGAGGCGGCTACCGCCGTTTGGAAATGA
- a CDS encoding DUF3297 family protein, which produces MTDATTSTTPPPLPDHLSVDPRSPHHVAEVFKHDIGIRFNGKDRTDVEEYCISEGWVKVPAGKTVDRKGHPLMIKLKGKVEAFYK; this is translated from the coding sequence ATGACCGACGCCACCACTTCCACCACGCCGCCCCCCCTGCCCGACCATCTGTCGGTAGACCCCCGCAGCCCCCACCATGTGGCCGAGGTGTTCAAGCACGACATCGGCATCCGTTTCAACGGCAAGGACCGCACCGATGTGGAGGAATACTGCATCAGCGAAGGCTGGGTGAAGGTGCCTGCGGGCAAGACGGTGGACCGCAAGGGCCACCCGCTGATGATCAAGCTCAAGGGCAAGGTGGAAGCCTTCTACAAGTGA
- a CDS encoding ribonuclease HI family protein gives MTAARAAAPGLPSPWVIHCDGSAWPNPGRMGLGAVLVGPDGTVRHQISEATTFTGCNNEAELRALLRALQWLQGQAAAATTAVQVFSDSSVLVEQLAPPAGAPTLAPIARLAPLFDEARTVLQQFAQVNLQWVPRHRNGAADALARAALGLAPKAATPAGRVQRGKRRRR, from the coding sequence GTGACGGCTGCACGGGCGGCCGCACCGGGCCTCCCCAGCCCCTGGGTGATTCACTGCGACGGCAGCGCCTGGCCCAACCCCGGTCGCATGGGGCTGGGCGCGGTGCTGGTGGGGCCCGACGGCACCGTACGGCACCAGATCTCTGAAGCCACCACCTTCACCGGCTGCAACAACGAGGCCGAGCTGCGCGCACTGCTGCGGGCGCTGCAGTGGCTGCAGGGGCAGGCAGCGGCCGCCACCACGGCGGTGCAGGTGTTCAGCGACAGCAGCGTGCTGGTGGAGCAACTGGCCCCACCGGCGGGCGCACCCACCCTGGCCCCCATCGCGCGCCTGGCGCCCCTGTTTGACGAGGCGCGCACCGTGCTGCAGCAGTTTGCACAGGTGAACCTGCAATGGGTTCCCCGCCACCGCAACGGGGCCGCCGATGCGCTGGCACGCGCCGCGCTGGGGCTGGCGCCCAAAGCGGCCACACCGGCCGGGCGCGTGCAGCGCGGGAAGCGCCGCAGGCGCTGA
- a CDS encoding 3'-5' exonuclease produces MPPIAVIDFETTGISPGQGARATEVAIVLLEQGQVVDRFQSLMKTGAWIPPFITQLTGITNAMVNAAPDAAQVMQDAARFVGDAPMVAHNAAFDSKFWQAELALVGLTAPQPFACTVLLSRRLYPQAPSHKLGTLVDYHGLPRTGQAHRALADAEMAAALLARMQHDLRTHWRVAEPSYTLLQTLQRCARPKVGALLAQHAAA; encoded by the coding sequence ATGCCCCCCATCGCCGTCATCGACTTTGAAACCACCGGCATCTCGCCCGGCCAGGGCGCGCGCGCCACCGAAGTGGCCATCGTGTTGCTGGAACAAGGGCAGGTGGTGGACCGCTTTCAGAGCCTGATGAAGACCGGCGCGTGGATACCGCCTTTCATCACCCAGCTCACCGGCATCACCAACGCGATGGTGAACGCCGCGCCCGATGCGGCGCAGGTAATGCAGGACGCCGCGCGCTTTGTGGGCGATGCGCCCATGGTGGCGCACAACGCCGCGTTTGACAGCAAGTTCTGGCAGGCCGAGCTCGCGCTGGTCGGGCTGACTGCACCGCAGCCGTTTGCGTGCACGGTGCTGCTGTCGCGGCGCCTGTACCCGCAGGCGCCCAGCCACAAGCTGGGCACGCTGGTGGACTACCACGGCCTGCCGCGCACGGGCCAGGCCCACCGGGCGCTGGCCGATGCCGAGATGGCGGCCGCGCTGCTGGCGCGCATGCAGCACGACCTGCGCACGCACTGGCGGGTGGCCGAGCCCAGCTACACGCTGCTGCAAACGCTGCAGCGCTGCGCCCGGCCCAAGGTGGGCGCGCTGCTTGCGCAGCACGCCGCGGCGTGA
- a CDS encoding 3-deoxy-7-phosphoheptulonate synthase codes for MTHAHRSAHPVSTHDTTRIDDTRIKAVRPLITPALLQEWLPTPDAALTLVESSRAAISRILHGQDDRLIVVVGPCSIHDHGQAMEYARQLKVQADALQDDLLIVMRVYFEKPRTTVGWKGYINDPHLDGSFAINEGLELARQLLLDVLATGLPVGTEFLDLLSPQFISDLVSWGAIGARTTESQSHRQLASGLSCPVGFKNGTDGGVKVASDAIQAAQASHAFMGMTKMGQAAIFETRGNQDCHVILRGGKQPNYSAADVDAACAMLQAAGLRGQVMIDVSHANSSKQHQRQITVAGEVAQQIAAGDARITGLMIESHLQEGRQDIEPGRPLQHGVSVTDACISMAQTVPVLEGLAAAVRARRARG; via the coding sequence ATGACCCATGCACACCGCTCCGCACACCCTGTTTCCACCCACGATACGACCCGCATCGATGACACGCGCATCAAGGCCGTGCGGCCGCTGATCACGCCGGCGCTGCTGCAGGAATGGCTGCCCACGCCCGATGCGGCGCTGACCCTGGTCGAATCCAGCCGCGCCGCGATTTCGCGCATCCTGCATGGGCAGGACGACCGGCTGATCGTGGTGGTGGGGCCCTGCTCCATCCACGACCATGGCCAGGCGATGGAGTACGCGCGCCAGCTGAAAGTCCAGGCCGACGCGCTACAAGACGATCTGCTCATCGTGATGCGGGTGTACTTTGAAAAGCCGCGCACCACCGTGGGCTGGAAGGGCTACATCAATGACCCGCACCTGGATGGAAGCTTTGCGATCAACGAGGGGCTGGAGCTGGCGCGCCAGCTGCTGCTGGATGTGCTGGCCACGGGCCTGCCGGTGGGCACGGAATTTTTGGACCTGCTCTCGCCGCAGTTCATCAGCGACCTGGTGAGCTGGGGTGCGATTGGCGCGCGCACCACCGAGAGCCAGAGCCACCGCCAGCTGGCCAGCGGCCTGTCGTGCCCTGTGGGTTTCAAGAACGGTACCGATGGCGGCGTGAAGGTGGCTTCCGACGCCATCCAGGCGGCCCAGGCTTCGCACGCCTTCATGGGCATGACCAAGATGGGCCAGGCTGCGATCTTCGAGACACGTGGCAACCAGGACTGCCACGTGATCCTGCGGGGCGGCAAGCAGCCCAACTACAGCGCTGCCGATGTAGATGCTGCCTGCGCCATGCTGCAGGCGGCAGGCCTGCGCGGGCAGGTGATGATCGACGTGAGCCACGCCAACAGCAGCAAGCAGCACCAGCGCCAGATCACGGTGGCCGGCGAAGTGGCGCAGCAGATTGCGGCGGGGGACGCGCGCATCACCGGCCTGATGATCGAAAGCCACCTGCAGGAAGGCCGCCAGGACATCGAGCCCGGCCGGCCGCTGCAGCATGGCGTGTCAGTGACCGACGCCTGCATCAGCATGGCGCAGACGGTGCCGGTGCTCGAGGGGCTGGCGGCCGCCGTGCGCGCGCGGCGCGCGCGGGGCTGA
- a CDS encoding CopG family transcriptional regulator, protein MSNIVPIAPRSKVPESEKVTINLGFVDLGHIDLLVSEGFYANRTDFIRTAIRNQLSAQNEAVRQVVARKMLVLGLQRFGRAELEAVQAAGQALEIRVLGLASIDDDVPPALAQAAIASVTVLGAFHASAEVKAALAGRIH, encoded by the coding sequence ATGAGCAACATCGTTCCCATCGCCCCCCGCAGCAAGGTGCCCGAGTCGGAAAAGGTCACCATCAACCTCGGTTTTGTGGACCTGGGGCATATCGACCTGCTGGTGTCCGAAGGCTTTTACGCCAACCGCACCGACTTTATCCGCACCGCCATCCGCAACCAGCTGTCGGCCCAGAATGAAGCCGTGCGGCAGGTGGTGGCCCGCAAGATGCTTGTGCTGGGGCTGCAGCGCTTTGGCCGCGCCGAGCTAGAGGCGGTGCAGGCGGCCGGCCAGGCGCTGGAGATCCGCGTTCTGGGCCTGGCCAGCATCGACGACGACGTACCGCCCGCGCTGGCACAGGCCGCCATCGCCTCCGTGACGGTGCTGGGCGCGTTTCATGCAAGTGCCGAAGTCAAGGCAGCGCTGGCGGGGCGCATCCATTGA
- a CDS encoding DMT family transporter: MPLSRTVTLTVLAMLAFAGNSLLCRAALQHTGMDAATFTSVRLATGAATLAVLVAWRKSGPAWRAGNWPSAAALCVYAAGFSFAYVSLTAATGALLLFGAVQATMIGHGLYRGERLGPLPLAGLVLAFAGIGALLLPGLSAPPLGAAALMLLAGVAWGVYSLRGRSGGDATDTTAGNFLRATPLALLLSIATLGHTAWDAPGLAYAAASGALASGVGYALWYAALPQLRATQAATVQLSVPVLAALGGVALLGEPLTLRLTLATVAILGGIGLVIRERTPRV, translated from the coding sequence ATGCCTTTGTCTCGAACCGTCACTCTCACCGTGCTGGCCATGCTGGCGTTTGCAGGCAATTCCCTGCTGTGCCGTGCTGCGCTCCAGCACACCGGGATGGATGCGGCCACGTTCACCAGCGTGCGGCTGGCCACCGGCGCAGCCACGCTGGCGGTGCTGGTGGCATGGCGTAAAAGCGGGCCGGCGTGGCGTGCGGGCAACTGGCCGTCTGCGGCGGCGCTGTGCGTGTATGCGGCCGGGTTCTCGTTTGCCTATGTCAGCCTCACGGCCGCCACGGGTGCGCTGCTGCTCTTTGGTGCGGTGCAGGCCACGATGATCGGCCACGGTCTGTACCGCGGCGAGCGGCTGGGCCCGCTGCCCCTGGCGGGCCTGGTGCTGGCGTTTGCCGGCATCGGGGCGCTGCTGCTGCCGGGCCTGTCGGCGCCGCCGCTGGGGGCCGCCGCGTTGATGCTGCTGGCGGGCGTGGCCTGGGGCGTGTATTCGCTGCGCGGCCGCAGCGGCGGTGATGCCACCGACACCACGGCGGGCAATTTTCTGCGTGCCACGCCGCTGGCCCTGCTGCTGAGCATCGCCACGCTGGGTCACACCGCGTGGGACGCGCCCGGCCTCGCGTATGCGGCGGCGTCGGGTGCGCTGGCATCGGGTGTGGGCTACGCGCTGTGGTACGCCGCTCTGCCCCAGCTTCGTGCCACGCAGGCCGCCACGGTGCAACTGAGCGTGCCCGTGCTGGCGGCCCTGGGCGGCGTGGCCCTGCTGGGCGAGCCGCTGACGCTGCGGCTGACGCTCGCGACCGTCGCCATTCTGGGCGGGATCGGGCTGGTCATCCGCGAGAGGACTCCCCGGGTGTAG